One window of the Populus trichocarpa isolate Nisqually-1 chromosome 9, P.trichocarpa_v4.1, whole genome shotgun sequence genome contains the following:
- the LOC7474952 gene encoding probable flavin-containing monooxygenase 1: protein MEKQVAIIGAGVSGLLACKYTVSKGFNPIVFEARNSIGGAWINTVETTKLQTPKPAYQFSDFPWPDSVTELFPNQYQVLDYLQSYAHHFDLLKHIKFSTKVLGIKYQGASDEEMQSWSLWGGNGEPFSSRGKWIVEAQDTQNQLSTEAYQVDFVILCIGRFSDVPNIPEFPPDKGPEAFHGDVIHSMDYANMDCESATDFVRGKRVTVVGSQKSAMDIAMECSIANGVEHPCRVLYRTEHWNIPDYNPWGVPLPYLYLNRFSELMVHKPGEGFLLSLLATILAPLRLAFSKFVESDIEKKLRLAKFGMVPKHSFLQELNSCLIATVPQGFYDKVEEGSIILKKAPSFSFCKEGIKVQGEDTTLETDLVILATGFKGEKKLKDIFESKMFQDCILGSPDSAVPLCRECIHPRIPQLAVIGFSESVANLYTSEMRCRWIAELLDSTFKLPSIKEMEKDAEKWDQYRKQYSGRYYRRSCIGALHIWYNDQLCKDMGWNPKRKKGFFAELFEPYGPADYVSP from the exons atggAGAAACAGGTAGCAATTATTGGAGCTGGTGTTAGTGGCCTTCTTGCCTGTAAATACACAGTCTCAAAGGGTTTTAATCCAATTGTTTTTGAAGCAAGAAACAGCATTGGAGGAGCATGGATTAATACAGTAGAGACTACAAAGCTGCAGACTCCAAAACCAGCATATCAGTTCTCAGATTTTCCCTGGCCAGATTCAGTCACGGAACTCTTTCCGAACCAATATCAAGTCTTGGATTACCTGCAGTCATATGCACATCATTTTGACTTGCTTAAGCACATCAAGTTCAGTACTAAAGTACTTGGCATCAAGTATCAAGGCGCATCCGATGAAGAGATGCAGTCATGGAGCTTGTGGGGTGGAAATGGGGAGCCCTTCAGCTCAAGGGGGAAATGGATAGTTGAAGCACAGGACACACAGAACCAGCTTTCAACTGAG GCTTACCAAGTGGACTTTGTCATCCTTTGCATTGGACGATTCAGTGATGTTCCAAACATTCCTGAATTCCCTCCTGACAAGGGCCCGGAAGCATTCCATGGTGACGTGATACATTCTATGGACTATGCCAACATGGATTGTGAAAGTGCTACAGACTTTGTAAGAGGCAAGCGAGTTACTGTCGTGGGGTCCCAAAAATCTGCAATGGATATTGCAATGGAGTGCTCTATAGCAAATG GGGTTGAACATCCTTGCAGAGTTTTATACAGGACTGAACATTGGAACATCCCTGATTACAATCCATGGGGAGTGCCCTTACCTTATTTGTATCTTAACCGCTTCTCGGAGCTCATGGTTCATAAGCCTGGTGAAGGATTCCTACTCAGTCTGCTGGCAACAATTCTTGCACCTCTG AGATTGGCATTTTCAAAATTCGTCGAAAGCGATATCGAGAAGAAGCTCCGTTTGGCAAAGTTTGGAATGGTTCCAAAGCATAGTTTTCTTCAAGAACTTAATTCTTGTTTGATTGCAACAGTTCCACAAGGATTCTATGATAAAGTTGAAGAGGGAAGCATCATACTGAAGAAAGCTCCCAGTTTTAGCTTCTGCAAAGAAGGCATTAAAGTTCAAGGTGAGGATACAACACTAGAGACCGACTTGGTCATATTAGCTACAGGATTTAAAGGTGAAAAGAAGCTCAAAGACATTTTTGAGTCCAAAATGTTTCAAGATTGCATACTTGGGTCCCCTGATTCAGCAGTTCCTCTCTGCAG GGAATGCATTCATCCGCGAATTCCACAGCTAGCAGTGATTGGATTCTCAGAAAGTGTTGCGAACTTGTACACTTCAGAAATGAGATGCCGGTGGATAGCAGAGCTTCTTGATAGCACATTCAAGTTACCTAGCATAAAGGAGATGGAAAAAGATGCTGAAAAATGGGACCAATATCGGAAGCAATATTCTGGTCGATATTACCGCAGATCATGCATCGGTGCCCTTCATATATGGTATAATGATCAACTGTGCAAAGACATGGGATGGAACCCAAAGAGAAAGAAGGGATTCTTTGCTGAATTGTTTGAGCCTTATGGACCTGCAGATTATGTCTCACCTTAA